In Vicinamibacterales bacterium, the following proteins share a genomic window:
- a CDS encoding SDR family NAD(P)-dependent oxidoreductase has protein sequence MNQIDLRGRRAVVTGGAEGFGRAVAERFLRSGASVSLWDVNRDLATRTAGELSALGPVHVAVADIAEPAQVEAAAAATLAEWSGIDILIANAGLTGPNAATWEYPIDDWRRVVDVNLAGTFLCCRAVVPVMLRQDYGRIVTISSVAGKDGNPNASAYSAAKAGIIALTKSLGKELAGRNIAVNCVTPAAARTRIFEQMSDAHVQYMLSKIPRGRFLEVQELASLVAWLSSEENSFSTGAVWDLSGGRSTY, from the coding sequence GTGAATCAAATCGATCTGCGCGGTCGGCGGGCCGTCGTCACCGGAGGAGCGGAAGGATTCGGGCGCGCCGTGGCGGAGCGCTTCCTCCGATCGGGCGCCAGTGTCTCGCTGTGGGACGTCAACCGCGACCTGGCGACGCGGACCGCCGGGGAATTGTCGGCGCTCGGTCCGGTCCACGTGGCGGTCGCGGACATCGCGGAGCCGGCGCAGGTCGAGGCGGCTGCGGCGGCGACGTTGGCCGAATGGTCGGGTATCGACATCCTGATCGCCAACGCCGGACTGACGGGTCCGAACGCGGCCACGTGGGAGTACCCGATCGACGACTGGCGGCGCGTCGTCGACGTCAACCTGGCCGGTACGTTCCTGTGCTGCCGCGCAGTCGTTCCGGTGATGCTGCGGCAGGACTACGGGCGGATCGTGACGATCTCGTCGGTCGCCGGCAAGGACGGCAACCCAAACGCCTCCGCCTACAGTGCGGCCAAGGCGGGGATCATCGCGCTCACCAAGTCGCTCGGCAAGGAACTGGCCGGCCGCAACATTGCGGTGAACTGCGTCACGCCGGCCGCGGCGCGGACGCGCATCTTCGAGCAGATGAGCGACGCGCACGTCCAATACATGCTCTCGAAGATACCGCGCGGCCGGTTCCTCGAGGTCCAGGAGCTGGCGTCGCTCGTCGCGTGGCTCTCATCGGAAGAGAACTCGTTCTCGACCGGTGCGGTGTGGGATCTGAGCGGCGGGCGATCGACGTACTGA
- the greB gene encoding transcription elongation factor GreB, protein MRTKRPLREPVRDAPGPKARNYITPAGLQRLRDEHKFLLSRERPAVTQVVTWAAGNGDRSENADYLYGKRRLRQIDSRIRFLSKRIDAAEVIDPAAPRPRTAAVRVFFGATVTYRDSAGEHLIRIVGVDEVDIERRYVSWMSPLARALMKAAAGDTVVLRAPTRIERLEIVEVDYQPIAMEAFREPPGAESALKSRTPPTR, encoded by the coding sequence ATGCGAACCAAGCGACCCCTTCGGGAACCCGTCCGCGATGCGCCTGGCCCGAAAGCGCGGAACTACATCACTCCTGCCGGCCTGCAGCGTCTCAGAGACGAACACAAATTCCTGCTGAGCCGCGAACGCCCGGCGGTGACGCAGGTGGTAACTTGGGCGGCCGGCAACGGCGACCGCAGTGAGAACGCCGATTACCTCTACGGCAAACGGCGGCTGCGCCAGATCGATTCGCGCATCCGGTTCCTGAGCAAGCGGATCGACGCGGCCGAGGTCATCGACCCGGCTGCGCCTCGCCCCCGAACCGCCGCGGTGCGCGTGTTCTTCGGAGCGACCGTCACCTACCGGGATTCGGCCGGCGAACACCTGATCCGGATCGTCGGCGTGGACGAAGTGGACATCGAACGCCGCTACGTGAGCTGGATGTCGCCGCTCGCTCGCGCGCTGATGAAGGCGGCCGCGGGCGACACCGTCGTGCTGCGTGCGCCGACCAGGATCGAACGGCTCGAGATCGTCGAGGTGGACTACCAGCCGATTGCGATGGAGGCGTTTCGCGAGCCGCCGGGGGCGGAGTCGGCGCTCAAGTCTCGCACTCCCCCGACCAGGTAA
- a CDS encoding 50S ribosomal protein L11 methyltransferase codes for MPYRIDVRASPGALDALIDFGALDVEGADGALTALMPDHVTAAAIARALGLRDLSVTPAIGRDNDSVWTLKPRPVQIGRIRIVPADTHLEPGAVRLLDTSAFGTGLHPTTALCLEALDEDAGAEPPASLLDVGTGSGILTLAALRLGVPQVVAVDIDAEAVRVARRNAALNGVAARVTLLCGGPEAVAGMFPFVIANVLAAPLIEMAPTLVRRVGRGGRLVLSGIPESTRDEVAHAYQHLGMRRIRDMARAGWTAIVLAASW; via the coding sequence GTGCCCTATCGGATCGACGTCCGCGCCTCTCCCGGCGCGCTCGACGCGCTCATCGATTTCGGCGCCCTCGACGTCGAAGGGGCGGACGGCGCCTTGACCGCGTTGATGCCTGATCACGTGACAGCCGCCGCGATCGCGCGCGCGCTCGGCCTGCGCGATCTGTCGGTGACGCCGGCGATCGGCCGCGACAACGACTCGGTGTGGACGCTGAAGCCGCGGCCTGTGCAGATTGGGCGAATCCGGATCGTCCCCGCGGATACCCACCTCGAGCCTGGCGCGGTGCGCCTGCTCGACACGTCGGCGTTCGGAACCGGGCTGCACCCGACGACGGCGCTGTGCCTCGAGGCGCTCGACGAGGATGCTGGCGCCGAGCCGCCGGCCAGCCTGCTCGACGTGGGGACCGGCTCCGGCATTCTCACGCTCGCCGCACTGAGGCTGGGGGTGCCGCAGGTGGTCGCGGTCGACATCGATGCCGAAGCCGTGCGCGTAGCGCGCAGGAACGCGGCCTTGAACGGCGTCGCGGCGCGTGTCACGCTCCTCTGCGGCGGTCCGGAGGCGGTCGCCGGCATGTTCCCGTTCGTGATCGCCAACGTGCTGGCCGCGCCACTCATCGAAATGGCGCCGACGCTCGTCCGGCGCGTCGGGCGTGGCGGCCGCCTCGTCCTCTCAGGAATTCCGGAGTCGACGAGGGACGAGGTCGCGCATGCCTACCAGCATCTCGGGATGCGCCGGATACGAGACATGGCTCGCGCCGGATGGACCGCAATCGTGCTGGCGGCGTCGTGGTGA
- a CDS encoding MFS transporter — MQKRWRVAILVGAAIAISYLDRQSLPVAVKAIQQEIPISNTQFGDLTSLFLLAYGLMYAGGGALVDRVGTRRGFLAVMIFWSLACASHALALSVGMLAASRFLLGLGEGGGFPAATKAIAEWFPVDERATAMGLVNAGTAVGAVAAPPAIAAILVYGSWRWVFVACGAAGLAWAAWWWRAYEAPVAGAAPARVTPGPDVHEPADRSWSALLRHREVWGLVTAKFLTDAAWFFYIAWLPKYLYDARHFDVKEVGAYAWVPYAASGVGSLLGGWLSSALIRRGRSIDFSRKLALAVSAAVMPAIVFVAHVPVGWALGIFSLAFFGQQSWSTLVMIVPTDLFERQAVASVAGLVGFGGAMGGLLMNLAAGRLLDAGFSYGEVFAVVGTLHVIAFGVLVAAIPRIRRLA, encoded by the coding sequence ATGCAGAAACGCTGGCGGGTTGCGATCCTCGTGGGGGCGGCGATTGCGATCAGCTATCTGGATCGGCAGTCGCTGCCGGTCGCTGTCAAGGCGATCCAGCAGGAGATCCCGATCAGCAACACGCAGTTCGGCGATCTGACGTCGCTCTTCCTGCTGGCCTATGGCCTGATGTACGCGGGCGGCGGCGCGCTCGTGGACCGCGTCGGCACGCGCCGCGGCTTCCTGGCCGTCATGATCTTCTGGTCGCTCGCCTGCGCCAGCCACGCGCTGGCGCTGAGCGTCGGCATGCTGGCGGCCAGCCGTTTCCTGCTCGGTCTCGGCGAAGGCGGCGGTTTCCCCGCGGCGACGAAAGCGATTGCCGAGTGGTTTCCCGTCGACGAACGCGCGACTGCCATGGGCCTCGTCAACGCCGGGACCGCGGTCGGGGCCGTGGCGGCGCCGCCGGCCATCGCGGCGATTCTCGTGTACGGCAGCTGGCGGTGGGTGTTCGTCGCGTGCGGCGCGGCGGGCCTGGCGTGGGCGGCGTGGTGGTGGCGCGCTTACGAGGCGCCGGTCGCCGGCGCGGCGCCGGCGCGGGTGACGCCGGGCCCCGACGTGCACGAGCCGGCCGATCGATCCTGGTCCGCGCTGCTGCGCCACCGCGAAGTCTGGGGACTCGTGACGGCGAAGTTCCTGACCGACGCCGCCTGGTTCTTCTATATCGCCTGGCTCCCGAAGTACCTCTACGACGCGCGGCACTTCGACGTGAAGGAGGTGGGCGCGTATGCGTGGGTTCCATACGCGGCATCGGGGGTCGGCAGTCTGCTCGGCGGCTGGCTGTCGAGCGCGCTCATCCGGCGCGGACGCTCAATCGATTTTTCACGAAAGCTGGCGCTCGCTGTGAGCGCGGCCGTCATGCCGGCGATCGTGTTCGTGGCGCACGTGCCGGTGGGGTGGGCGCTCGGGATTTTCAGCCTGGCGTTCTTCGGCCAGCAGTCGTGGTCAACGCTCGTGATGATCGTCCCCACCGATCTCTTCGAGCGGCAGGCCGTGGCGTCGGTGGCCGGGCTCGTCGGATTCGGCGGGGCGATGGGTGGACTGCTGATGAATCTCGCCGCCGGACGCCTGCTCGACGCCGGCTTCAGCTACGGCGAGGTCTTCGCGGTCGTCGGCACGCTGCACGTGATCGCGTTCGGCGTCCTCGTCGCGGCGATCCCGCGCATCCGGAGGCTCGCCTAG
- a CDS encoding DASS family sodium-coupled anion symporter, translating to MSGGGRAIGARAATLILIAAIWWSPPPAPLTVQAWRLFALFAGAIFSVVAGALPILTASVLSLAAAVLSGLLTPGQAYEGFGNGTILLIVVAFLVAGAVVKCGLSARAGFWVVRWFGRSTLGLSYSIFLLDAVIAPAFPSNTARSGVLYPLAFSLADAAGAKPDRPERRRLGAFLMFSGVASLSLSSALWLTAMAANPLGAEIARHSGVEIGFGRWLLAASLPTLGAMALLPLLLYRVMRPEVGSTPEAPAAARRALAELGPLTSGEWIVLAVFAGMVILWGFAATLGLDSTAIAFLGLGLLLATGALTLDDIAKQGDVLATFIWFAVLFTLSRQLDQLGFMAFVGGQLSHALEGLAAPTAGLVLVAGYVLLHYLFVSQTAHLLALFGVFLGVGERLGVNPTVLAFHLLFATNYFSVLAPQASSANLLFAGSGYLSQSDLYRLGALTTAVSFAWYALVATPWLFLTVR from the coding sequence GTGTCAGGCGGAGGCCGGGCGATCGGCGCGCGCGCGGCGACGCTGATCCTGATCGCCGCCATCTGGTGGAGTCCACCGCCGGCGCCGCTGACGGTCCAGGCGTGGCGGCTGTTTGCGCTCTTCGCCGGCGCGATCTTCTCGGTGGTCGCCGGGGCACTGCCGATCCTCACCGCCTCGGTACTGTCGCTGGCGGCCGCGGTCCTCTCCGGATTGTTGACGCCGGGCCAGGCGTATGAAGGGTTCGGCAACGGTACCATCCTGCTCATCGTCGTCGCGTTCCTGGTCGCCGGCGCCGTCGTGAAATGCGGCCTCAGTGCGCGGGCCGGGTTCTGGGTCGTCCGCTGGTTCGGGCGATCGACGCTCGGCCTCTCGTATTCGATCTTCCTGCTCGACGCCGTCATCGCGCCGGCGTTTCCGAGCAACACCGCGCGCTCCGGCGTCCTCTATCCGCTGGCGTTCTCGCTCGCCGATGCCGCCGGCGCGAAGCCGGATCGGCCGGAACGGCGCCGGCTCGGCGCCTTCCTGATGTTCTCCGGCGTCGCCAGCCTGAGCCTGTCGTCGGCGCTCTGGCTCACCGCGATGGCGGCCAACCCGCTCGGCGCCGAGATCGCGCGGCACTCAGGGGTCGAGATCGGGTTCGGCCGCTGGCTGCTTGCGGCGTCGCTGCCGACGCTCGGCGCGATGGCGCTGCTGCCGCTGCTCCTCTACCGCGTCATGCGGCCGGAAGTCGGGTCGACGCCGGAGGCGCCGGCGGCGGCGCGGCGGGCGCTGGCCGAACTCGGCCCGCTGACGAGCGGCGAGTGGATCGTCCTCGCCGTGTTCGCCGGCATGGTGATCCTGTGGGGTTTCGCGGCCACGCTCGGCCTCGATTCGACCGCGATTGCCTTTCTCGGCCTGGGGCTGCTGCTGGCGACCGGTGCGCTGACGCTGGACGACATCGCCAAACAGGGGGACGTGCTGGCGACGTTCATCTGGTTCGCCGTCCTCTTCACGCTGAGCCGGCAGCTCGATCAGCTCGGGTTCATGGCGTTCGTCGGCGGCCAGCTCTCGCACGCGCTCGAAGGACTGGCCGCACCCACCGCGGGTCTCGTCCTCGTCGCCGGCTACGTCCTGCTGCACTACCTGTTCGTCAGCCAGACGGCACATCTGCTGGCGCTGTTCGGCGTATTTCTCGGGGTCGGCGAGCGGCTCGGCGTCAACCCCACGGTGCTCGCCTTCCACCTGCTCTTCGCGACCAACTACTTCTCCGTGCTCGCGCCGCAGGCGTCGAGCGCCAACCTGCTGTTCGCCGGCAGCGGTTATTTATCCCAAAGCGATCTCTACCGCCTCGGCGCCCTGACGACTGCCGTCAGCTTCGCCTGGTACGCGCTCGTCGCGACCCCGTGGCTCTTTCTGACCGTTCGCTGA
- a CDS encoding amidohydrolase family protein has product MRIAGQIVTALVAFSLGAALVAQRGQGTPIKPGEECPAGMTEVRPGNCQAPTLPPPSIVDYRPRSTLVASTHPVPRAKYPAIDFHGHPGNRIMSGQSLATMASELDQLNVGLMVSADNLSGESLQRAIAAIAGSSQKDRVRVLAGIDFRDVGPGWGDKAVRQLEADVKAGAVGVGEIPKSLGLSITRRDGSRLKIDDPDLDPIWDACARLNLPVFIHTADPQEFFAPIDAHNERWLELALFPGRRYPADRFPSFEELMTERDHLFARHPRTKFVAAHMGWHANDLPRLGRMFDAMPNLSAELGAVLYDIGRQPRAAHDFFLKYQDRILFGKDAYEPSEYPYYWRVFETRDDYFDYYRNYHAFWKLYGIDLPDPVLKKVYYANALTLTPGLPRGAWPQ; this is encoded by the coding sequence ATGCGTATCGCCGGTCAGATCGTCACCGCGCTCGTCGCGTTCTCTCTTGGGGCCGCGCTCGTCGCCCAACGCGGTCAGGGCACTCCCATTAAGCCCGGCGAGGAGTGCCCGGCGGGCATGACCGAAGTCCGGCCTGGTAACTGTCAGGCACCGACGCTCCCGCCGCCAAGCATCGTCGACTACCGTCCGCGCTCGACGCTCGTCGCCTCGACGCACCCGGTGCCGCGTGCGAAGTATCCCGCGATCGATTTTCATGGTCATCCCGGCAACCGGATCATGTCGGGCCAGTCGCTGGCGACGATGGCCTCGGAGCTCGACCAGCTCAACGTCGGACTGATGGTGTCGGCCGACAATCTTTCTGGCGAATCCCTGCAGCGGGCGATCGCCGCAATTGCCGGATCGTCGCAGAAGGATCGCGTCCGTGTGCTCGCCGGGATCGACTTCCGCGACGTCGGCCCGGGCTGGGGCGACAAGGCCGTCCGACAGCTCGAGGCAGACGTCAAGGCGGGCGCGGTCGGGGTCGGCGAGATCCCGAAATCGTTAGGCCTCTCGATCACCAGGCGCGATGGCAGCCGTCTGAAGATCGACGATCCCGATCTCGATCCGATCTGGGACGCCTGCGCGCGGCTGAACCTGCCGGTCTTCATCCACACCGCCGATCCGCAGGAGTTCTTCGCGCCGATCGACGCTCACAACGAGCGCTGGCTGGAGCTGGCGCTGTTTCCCGGACGCCGCTACCCGGCCGATCGCTTTCCCTCGTTCGAAGAGCTGATGACCGAGCGCGACCACCTGTTCGCGCGCCATCCTCGCACGAAGTTCGTGGCGGCGCACATGGGCTGGCATGCGAACGACCTGCCGCGGCTCGGCCGGATGTTCGACGCGATGCCGAATCTGTCGGCCGAACTCGGCGCCGTGCTCTACGACATCGGCCGCCAGCCGCGCGCGGCCCACGATTTCTTCCTCAAGTACCAGGATCGGATTCTCTTCGGGAAAGACGCGTACGAACCGTCGGAATACCCCTACTACTGGCGCGTGTTCGAAACCCGGGACGACTACTTCGACTACTACCGCAACTATCACGCCTTCTGGAAGCTGTACGGGATCGACTTACCGGATCCTGTCCTCAAGAAGGTGTACTACGCGAACGCGTTGACGCTGACGCCCGGTCTGCCGCGCGGCGCCTGGCCGCAGTGA
- a CDS encoding ADOP family duplicated permease yields the protein MRHLAIAIRRLWRDRAVTTIALAVLALGIGANTALFTLVDAVLLRPLPYPAAERLTALRLYHPDFQDRYPSFPVNAAHVDAWRRQCGSCEAVAAIRSTTTTLTGSGESEQLDAARVSAGFFELLGIVPAAGRLFSAAEDRHGADGVAVIGHALWQRKFGGDPSIIGRSLTFGGVPVTVIGVLPVAAPIPGPQQLGDLVGLPRTIEVFRPTAFSADELGSPGDLDYGVIARLRPGVRPDVLRAELDALEPAISKQTGGDALKRTVILPLQALVVRNARGPLLVLLSATAALLLIVCVNLANLLLARHAGRRRDAAIRTALGAGRGTLILESLVESLLLACVGGALASAVAVALTRAIAAAAPPALPLLTPPAFDARVLAFSLLTTIGAGLLFGALPAFRMAAVDPGDTLKAGSYTTTEGRRGGRTRRVLVAAQAAIGVALLVATGLLVASFFRLLHVDRGFDVDGVLAVDVALPPSNYADAGRQVRFLDAAIAGAKALPGVSMAAVTSRLPLRGESVVNLLSYPNDVRSAPARPLANYRFVSADYFSTIGTPLLRGRTFRETDRGRQVVILSARAAETLWPGQDPIGRIVRTSGYFGALSEVIGVAADSRAVDLTRNDVLFAYLPSWLRAPWTTTATLIVRTTVRPAALAASVRRTVLAIDPVVAIPRAEAMDEVVGEAVADRRFQLWLMTAFGGAAAVLAALGVYGVVTYSVSRRSREMGIRVALGATAADIRRLVFEEGLTPVAIGIAAGLAASLALGHAMSSLLFDVTPSNPVVMAAASAIVLLAAAVACAAPARRAGSAGVQTGI from the coding sequence ATGCGACATCTCGCGATCGCCATCCGGCGACTCTGGCGCGATCGGGCCGTCACGACCATCGCGCTCGCGGTCCTGGCGCTCGGCATCGGCGCCAACACCGCCCTCTTCACTCTCGTCGACGCCGTCCTCCTGAGGCCGCTGCCCTATCCGGCCGCCGAGCGGCTGACGGCGCTGCGGCTCTACCATCCGGATTTTCAGGATCGCTACCCCTCCTTCCCGGTCAATGCCGCACACGTCGACGCCTGGCGCCGGCAGTGCGGCTCATGCGAAGCCGTCGCGGCGATCCGATCGACGACGACCACGCTCACCGGAAGCGGCGAGTCGGAGCAACTCGACGCCGCCCGCGTGTCGGCTGGCTTCTTCGAGCTCCTCGGCATCGTCCCGGCGGCAGGGCGTCTGTTTTCTGCGGCTGAAGATCGCCACGGGGCTGACGGCGTCGCGGTGATCGGCCACGCGCTGTGGCAGCGCAAGTTCGGCGGCGATCCGTCGATCATCGGGCGCAGCCTTACGTTCGGCGGCGTACCCGTCACGGTCATCGGCGTGCTGCCCGTGGCCGCCCCAATCCCGGGCCCGCAGCAACTCGGCGATCTCGTCGGCCTTCCGCGCACGATCGAGGTGTTTCGCCCGACGGCGTTTTCGGCAGACGAACTCGGGTCGCCGGGCGATCTCGACTATGGCGTCATCGCCCGGCTCCGCCCGGGCGTTCGGCCGGATGTCCTTCGCGCCGAGCTCGACGCACTCGAGCCCGCCATTTCGAAGCAGACCGGCGGGGACGCGCTGAAGCGGACGGTCATTCTGCCGCTGCAGGCGCTGGTGGTCAGGAATGCTCGCGGACCACTGCTGGTGCTGCTCTCGGCCACCGCGGCGCTCCTGCTGATCGTATGCGTGAACCTGGCGAACCTGCTGCTCGCCCGGCACGCCGGCCGGCGCCGCGATGCGGCGATTCGCACGGCGCTCGGCGCCGGACGGGGCACGCTGATTCTGGAATCGCTGGTCGAGAGTCTGCTGCTCGCGTGTGTGGGGGGCGCGCTCGCGTCGGCCGTCGCCGTCGCGCTGACGCGCGCGATCGCCGCCGCGGCTCCCCCGGCGCTGCCGCTCCTGACCCCGCCGGCGTTCGACGCCCGCGTCCTTGCCTTTTCGCTGCTGACGACGATCGGCGCCGGGCTGCTCTTTGGAGCGCTGCCGGCGTTCCGGATGGCGGCGGTCGATCCCGGCGACACCCTGAAAGCGGGCAGCTATACGACGACCGAGGGACGGCGCGGCGGCCGGACGCGGCGTGTGCTCGTGGCCGCGCAGGCGGCGATCGGCGTCGCCCTGCTCGTCGCCACCGGACTGCTGGTCGCCAGCTTCTTCCGTCTCCTGCACGTGGACCGCGGCTTCGACGTGGACGGCGTACTCGCGGTCGACGTCGCGCTGCCCCCGTCGAACTATGCGGACGCGGGCCGGCAGGTGCGCTTCCTGGACGCCGCGATTGCCGGCGCGAAGGCGCTGCCGGGTGTCTCGATGGCGGCGGTCACCAGCCGCCTGCCGCTGCGCGGCGAGTCGGTGGTGAACCTGCTCTCCTACCCGAACGACGTGCGGTCGGCGCCGGCGCGCCCACTGGCCAACTATCGCTTCGTGAGTGCGGACTACTTTTCGACGATCGGCACGCCGCTGCTGCGCGGCCGCACCTTCCGTGAGACCGACCGCGGCCGGCAGGTGGTGATTCTGTCGGCGCGAGCGGCCGAGACGCTCTGGCCAGGCCAGGACCCGATCGGCCGGATCGTACGGACGTCGGGATATTTCGGCGCCCTTTCCGAAGTCATCGGTGTCGCCGCCGACAGCCGCGCCGTCGATCTGACGCGGAACGACGTGCTCTTCGCATACCTCCCGTCCTGGCTGCGCGCGCCATGGACGACGACGGCTACGCTGATCGTTCGCACGACCGTGCGTCCCGCGGCCCTCGCGGCCAGTGTCCGCCGCACCGTGCTCGCGATCGACCCCGTCGTGGCGATTCCGCGTGCCGAGGCGATGGACGAGGTCGTCGGCGAAGCCGTCGCCGATCGCCGCTTCCAGTTGTGGCTGATGACGGCGTTCGGCGGCGCCGCGGCCGTGCTCGCCGCGTTGGGCGTCTACGGGGTCGTCACCTACTCGGTCTCGCGCCGCAGCCGCGAGATGGGGATCCGGGTCGCGCTCGGCGCGACGGCCGCCGACATCCGGCGGCTGGTGTTCGAAGAAGGCCTGACGCCGGTGGCGATCGGCATCGCGGCGGGGCTCGCCGCATCCCTCGCGCTGGGGCACGCGATGTCGAGCCTGCTCTTCGACGTGACGCCGTCCAATCCCGTGGTGATGGCAGCGGCCTCGGCGATCGTGCTGCTCGCGGCCGCCGTCGCATGCGCAGCGCCGGCAAGGCGCGCCGGGTCGGCAGGCGTGCAGACCGGCATCTGA
- a CDS encoding type II asparaginase — MLRRHFLRLFALPIAIAAAGGAADPPLGAQSQRTVVVLATGGTIAGAAGSNVQAGYTSGQLGVDQVIAAVPEAKKLANLRGEQISNIGSQDMNDEVWLKLANRVNALAAMPDVDGIVITHGTDTIEETAFFLNLVVKTKKPVVLTAAMRPATALSADGPLNFFNAVAIAASKEAADRGVLVVVNDWIHGAGSLTKTSTTAVQTFLSPQTGLIGTVAYGQPEFYRGPIGRHTDGSEFSVAGVTSLPRVDIIMAHENMDGALIAAAAAAGAKGIVIAGVGNGNLTEAAVKALAAQAAKGIVCVRASRVITGRVSRNVELDDDKLGFVASIDKSPQDARVLLRLALMQPRSVADVQRIFNEY, encoded by the coding sequence ATGTTGAGACGTCATTTCCTGCGGCTGTTTGCTCTCCCGATCGCCATCGCCGCAGCCGGCGGCGCGGCAGACCCGCCGCTCGGCGCGCAGTCACAACGCACCGTCGTCGTCCTGGCCACCGGCGGCACCATCGCGGGCGCGGCGGGCTCCAACGTCCAGGCCGGCTACACCTCGGGGCAGCTCGGCGTCGATCAGGTGATCGCCGCCGTGCCCGAAGCGAAGAAGCTCGCGAACCTGCGCGGCGAGCAGATCTCGAATATCGGGTCCCAGGACATGAACGACGAGGTCTGGCTCAAACTCGCCAACCGCGTCAACGCGCTCGCCGCGATGCCTGACGTCGACGGCATCGTGATCACCCACGGCACCGACACCATCGAGGAGACGGCGTTCTTCCTCAACCTGGTCGTCAAGACGAAGAAGCCGGTCGTCCTGACCGCGGCGATGCGCCCGGCGACGGCGCTGTCGGCCGACGGTCCCCTCAACTTTTTCAACGCGGTGGCCATCGCGGCCAGCAAGGAGGCGGCTGACCGTGGCGTCCTCGTCGTCGTCAACGACTGGATTCACGGCGCCGGATCGCTGACCAAGACCAGCACCACCGCGGTCCAGACGTTCCTGTCGCCGCAGACGGGCCTCATCGGCACGGTCGCCTATGGCCAGCCGGAGTTCTACCGCGGTCCGATCGGCCGGCACACCGACGGTTCGGAGTTTTCAGTGGCCGGCGTGACCTCGCTGCCGCGCGTCGACATCATCATGGCGCACGAGAACATGGACGGGGCGCTGATCGCCGCGGCGGCGGCCGCCGGCGCGAAAGGGATCGTCATCGCCGGCGTCGGCAACGGCAACCTCACCGAGGCGGCGGTCAAGGCGCTGGCCGCGCAGGCGGCCAAGGGCATCGTCTGCGTGCGCGCCTCGCGGGTCATCACCGGGCGCGTCAGCCGCAACGTCGAGCTCGACGACGACAAGCTGGGATTCGTCGCCTCGATCGACAAGTCGCCGCAGGATGCGCGCGTGCTGCTGCGGCTGGCGCTCATGCAGCCGCGCAGCGTCGCCGACGTGCAGCGGATCTTTAACGAATATTAA